In the Clostridium beijerinckii genome, one interval contains:
- a CDS encoding 6-pyruvoyl trahydropterin synthase family protein has product MFKIKSEVQFDMAHYLSGYEGKCSNIHGHRYKLIAKLKSEKLHQDGQLRGMVDDFGNFKNILKEIAETFDHKLIIENNEDGKALVKNLEELQNNFNIYLVDYRPTAEEMSRDIFNRLKAKGLSVCEVELFETPNNSCIYTED; this is encoded by the coding sequence ATGTTTAAAATAAAAAGTGAAGTACAATTTGATATGGCACATTATTTAAGTGGGTATGAAGGAAAATGTTCTAACATCCATGGCCATAGATATAAATTAATTGCAAAACTAAAATCTGAAAAGTTACATCAAGATGGTCAGCTTAGGGGAATGGTAGATGATTTCGGAAATTTTAAAAACATATTAAAAGAGATTGCAGAAACTTTTGACCATAAATTAATTATTGAAAATAATGAAGATGGGAAAGCTTTGGTTAAGAATTTGGAAGAACTACAAAATAATTTCAACATTTATTTAGTTGACTATAGACCTACAGCAGAAGAAATGTCTAGAGATATTTTTAATAGATTAAAAGCTAAAGGATTGTCAGTGTGTGAAGTAGAATTATTTGAAACTCCTAATAATAGCTGCATTTATACAGAGGACTAA